The following are from one region of the Penaeus chinensis breed Huanghai No. 1 chromosome 5, ASM1920278v2, whole genome shotgun sequence genome:
- the LOC125026002 gene encoding transcription and mRNA export factor ENY2-like has product MADRSTQMKNSINQKLVETGEKERLKDMLRQRLTECGWRDELKEHAKDIVRERGLQQVTVDDLVKEITPQGRDLVPDTVKRELLAEIKKFLAAQSL; this is encoded by the exons ATGGCAGACCGGAGCACGCAGATGAAGAATTCTATTAACCAGAAGTTGGTGGAGactggagaaaaggagagactgaAGGACATGTTGAGACAGAGACTAACGGAGTGTGGATGGAGGGATGAACTCAAG GAACATGCCAAGGATATTGTGCGAGAACGAGGGCTGCAGCAAGTAACTGTAGATGACTTAGTGAAGGAGATCACTCCACAGGGAAGAG aTTTGGTTCCTGACACAGTGAAGCGGGAACTTCTAGCAGAAATAAAGAAATTCCTTGCAGCACAATCTCTATaa
- the LOC125025853 gene encoding GMP reductase 2-like: protein MPRIDNDIKLDFKDVLLRPKRSTLKSRSDVELERTITFRNSKHTWTGIPVIAANMDTVGTFEMAKTLAKQKCFTTIHKHYSIDEWKEFGENNKSTLNYVAASSGISDSDWERLQQILAAFSEIRFICLDVANGYSEVFVEYVRKVRKNYPEHTILAGNVVTGEMVEELILSGADVIKVGIGPGSVCTTRKKAGVGYPQLSAVIECADAAHGLGGHIISDGGCTCPGDIAKAFGAGADFVMMGGMLAGHDQSGGEMIERNGRKFKQFYGMSSATAMQKYSGRVAEYRASEGKSVEIPYKGDVTPTILDILGGLRSACTYTGAGKLKELPKRTTFIRVTQQTNEIFGGFAPAKES from the exons GTAGAGTTGGAGCGAACCATCACCTTCAGGAACTCCAAGCATACATGGACGGGCATTCCTGTCATTGCTGCCAACATGGACACTGTAGGCACTTTCGAGATGGCCAAGACTCTTGCCAAG CAAAAATGTTTCACAACTATACACAAGCACTATAGCATTGATGAATGGAAAGAGTTTGGAGAGAACAACAAAAGCACACTCAACTATGTGGCAGCATCCTCAGGCATCTCAGACTCTGACTGGGAGAGGCTCCAGCAGATCCTTGCAGCTTTTTCTGAG ATCAGATTCATCTGCCTGGACGTTGCAAATGGCTACTCAGAAGTATTTGTAGAATATGTTAGAAAAGTTAGGAAGAACTACCCAGAACACACAATATTG GCTGGCAATGTGGTCACTGGGGAGATGGTTGAGGAGCTGATTCTGTCTGGAGCAGATGTGATCAAGGTTGGAATTGGCCCCGGCTCTGTGTGCACCACCAGGAAGAAGGCTGGTGTAGGTTACCCACAACTGTCTGCAGTCATTGAATGTGCTGATGCTGCACATGGTCTTGGTGGCCACATCATTTCT GATGGAGGTTGCACTTGCCCTGGAGATATCGCAAAGGCTTTTGGCGCTGGAGCTGATTTTGTGATGATGGGTGGAATGTTGGCAGGCCATGACCAGTCAGGTGGAGAGATGATTGAACGCAATGGGAGGAAATTTAAACAGTTTTATGGGATGTCAAGTGCTACAGCAATGCAGAAGTATTCTGGCAGAGTAGCCGAGTACAG ggCCAGTGAGGGAAAGTCTGTAGAAATACCATACAAAGGAGATGTGACACCCACCATTCTTGACATTCTTGGAGGACTGCGATCAGCCTGCACTTACACAGGAGCAGGAAAACTCAAGGAGCTACCAAAGCGCACAACATTCATCCGTGTCACTCAGCAGACTAATGAGATCTTTGGAGGCTTTGCTCCAGCAAAGGAATCATGA